A window of Carassius carassius chromosome 48, fCarCar2.1, whole genome shotgun sequence genomic DNA:
CGAATGTCAATTTTTCGTCCATCCCAAACGATGGCGACAAACTTCGAGCTCAACCACTAAATGCTACAGATCACAAACCGTCAACTCAACAGAGTTTTCGCTCTCTAGAACCGAGCCAAAGCGACGTGGAAGAAACGTTTTACGACTTTGTGATCCTACACGAAGCTGAAGATGCAGATGAGGCGGAAAGACTCAGAGACAAACTTGAGAGTATCATCCGTGGAGTCGGCGCAACATTTTCCGATGAATTTGCGCAACCTGGAAAGTCAACGTTGCGATGTATGGAGGATGCAATTGAGAACTCTGCATACACGCTGCTGCTGCTAACCCAGAACTTCAACTCCAACCTCAGCGCAACCAGCGCAGATTCGGCGATCGTGAATTCGCTGGAAAACCACCACAAAATGAACTCCGTAATTCCGCTGCTACCCCGCAAAAACTGTTTGTCGCGCAAAAGTTTTCCGTTGGTGCTTAAGACGAAGGTTCCTCTCGATGAAAGCAGCAGAATGTTCGAACGCAACGCCCAAAAGGCCATCGCACGAGAAAAAGTGGCATTACAAAAGAAGGTTTGGAAGAATAAACAGCATTGTAAGAAACTAGTCGAAGAACAGAAGAGACAACAAGAGGAGAACGCCATAAAAGCGGAGCTACGGAAACAGGAGGAAAAATTAGCACGGATGAGACTAGAAAGCAAAATGCAGCAAAATAACATGTTTTATCCGACATCTGCACCGATGCATTCACCTCCGCCGCATGGGACGATGCACTCACAACATGACGCATgccagcaacagcagcagcaaccgTCGTACATCCACATCGAGAACGCTCAGAACGTTATGATCGGAAACCACTCAACCATGAATATCGACCATGTTAAAAACTCGCCCAATGAGTTTGATTCTTAAACCTGATGTTTAAAGTGATTTATCACTAAAACAGGTCACATGCGTTACTGAAAAGAAAACTTGTTTTAGCAAATCAGGTTTGCTTACATCTGGTTGCCTGATGTGTTTTTAGGGGGCGGGGTTTGGAGAATGCTTGATGATTGACTACAACTACCAAAAAGTACAAGAAATAGTGTTCCGTATCATTGTATTAATCCAACATTAGGGCTGTCGGTTTGTTTTATGGTGGAttattggtctttttttttttttttgagtctaaGCTTCATTTCCATGTTCAACATAATTCATATGGTTATTACAGTTAATTTTTGCTCTAAAGATCATAAAGTTGATAAAGAAAGACACGTCAACTGAGAGCAAAATGGTGTTACTGTGaggtaaaaaggtttttttttttagtaaaataaattaaatcacatGCCAGCAtggaaaatgtttacatttttttttcttttgtttgatttATGGTAATGTTCTCTCATGACAAACTATGCTAAATTATTCTGTAATTACTGTGGGGAATTTCTTAAGTTCTGAATAAACGATAagcttgtataaaaataaattatgtgtttagtggatttttatatgaaataagaattagaaatattaagaaatgtatcTTCCTATAAAATATAACGATTAAGAAAATGAATTGTTTGAATAAACGATTCATGAAAACAAGCCAGCATATAATATGTCTAAACCAGGTCAAAACAGACTTCGTGTTACGTCAGAGCGCAGGCGTCTGTTCAGTGGGTGCTCCTTGCGGCTGCTCCTCCCCCTGAAATGCGTCACAAGGTCACCAGCCAAACAGGTCACTCGCAGCGTTTCCAAGATGGCAGCCTCCTTGTGTCAGTGTTACCAGGTGAGTTTCTCATTTTAAGCGTGTTTTGAGTGTTTATCAACAGCGCTATTAATATGTTCATCCTAAACACAGTGTTCACGATTACAGCAGCACAAGCACGCGCTTGGTTCACCAGA
This region includes:
- the LOC132131491 gene encoding TIR domain-containing adapter molecule 1-like; the protein is MADGGVELMDQGFANLAKAFEILSQAGPERWLSLTLKMKRSRAEELVNAMCLILLKRIGDAHAKLTANSDSSIGKYLAEMVRLHGERVNSSHIGGFKSTDTNTLLDIARIFAILVQERLCDKSLRDQAYCKALASSRAAGLLSLHLEEEVKQVCGPDIINESNTELSTETYNLTSLERHESPPSSQQLSSHYSLEISLPVAKESSMDQSKPMSLRTPTDSETTASQDQLRHHVNRSTNICAKDQLPTEEVNCATKLKQCLDDKSSSQLVTSKNTNVNFSSIPNDGDKLRAQPLNATDHKPSTQQSFRSLEPSQSDVEETFYDFVILHEAEDADEAERLRDKLESIIRGVGATFSDEFAQPGKSTLRCMEDAIENSAYTLLLLTQNFNSNLSATSADSAIVNSLENHHKMNSVIPLLPRKNCLSRKSFPLVLKTKVPLDESSRMFERNAQKAIAREKVALQKKVWKNKQHCKKLVEEQKRQQEENAIKAELRKQEEKLARMRLESKMQQNNMFYPTSAPMHSPPPHGTMHSQHDACQQQQQQPSYIHIENAQNVMIGNHSTMNIDHVKNSPNEFDS